In Gossypium raimondii isolate GPD5lz chromosome 12, ASM2569854v1, whole genome shotgun sequence, a single window of DNA contains:
- the LOC105765702 gene encoding glutamate decarboxylase codes for MVLTTTTPAPEQYVESSTFASRYVRQPLPRFQMPKNSMPKEAAYQVITDELMLDGNPRLNLASFVTTWMEPECDKLMMASINKNYVDMDEYPVTTELQNRCVNMIANLFNAPIGSGEAAVGVGTVGSSEAIMLAGLAFKRKWQQKMKSQGKPYDKPNIVTGANVQVCWEKFARYFEVELKEVKLKEGYYVMDPVKAVEMVDENTICVAAILGSTLTGEFENVKLLNELLTKKNTETGWDTPIHVDAASGGFIAPFVYPQLEWDFRLPLVKSINVSGHKYGLVYAGIGWVVWRSKEDLPDDLVFHINYLGSDQPTFTLNFSKGSSQILAQYYQLIRLGFEGYKRIMENCIGNALILKEGIEKTGRFEVVSKDVGVPLVAFALKDSTKYTVFQISDALRKFGWIVPAYTMPADAEHIAVLRVVVREDFSCSLAERLISHIQEVLKELDSLPSRIVKDSHVVAVAKEVVEENKDGEAAKMGDRKIQEKVTKQWRHYVKTKKTGVC; via the exons ATGGTGCTCACAACCACGACCCCGGCGCCGGAGCAGTATGTTGAATCCAGTACCTTTGCTTCCAGATATGTCCGCCAACCTCTTCCCAG GTTCCAGATGCCAAAAAATTCAATGCCCAAGGAAGCAGCCTATCAAGTAATAACTGATGAACTGATGCTTGATGGAAATCCCAGGTTGAACTTAGCATCATTTGTGACCACATGGATGGAACCCGAGTGTGATAAACTCATGATGGCTTCAATAAACAAGAACTACGTCGACATGGACGAATACCCTGTCACCACTGAGCTTCAG AATCGATGTGTAAACATGATAGCAAACTTATTTAATGCTCCTATCGGGAGCGGTGAAGCCGCGGTTGGTGTCGGGACAGTTGGTTCCTCTGAGGCAATAATGCTGGCAGGATTAGCCTTTAAAAGGAAGTGGCAACAAAAGATGAAATCACAGGGAAAACCGTATGATAAGCCTAACATAGTCACCGGAGCGAATGTGCAG GTTTGTTGGGAGAAGTTTGCAAGGTATTTCGAGGTTGAATTGAAGGAAGTGAAGTTGAAAGAGGGATACTATGTGATGGACCCTGTGAAAGCGGTTGAAATGGTCGACGAGAATACCATATGTGTTGCAGCCATTCTCGGATCCACCCTAACCGGGGAGTTTGAGAATGTGAAGCTCCTTAATGAACTTCTCACCAAGAAGAATACGGAAACCGGTTGGGATACCCCAATACATGTGGATGCTGCTAGTGGAGGGTTCATTGCTCCCTTTGTTTACCCGCAACTCGAATGGGATTTCCGCCTGCCGTTAGTAAAAAGCATCAATGTCAGTGGGCACAAGTATGGCCTTGTATATGCTGGTATCGGTTGGGTCGTGTGGAGAAGCAAGGAGGATTTGCCAGATGATCTCGTGTTTCACATCAACTACCTTGGATCTGATCAGCCCACATTCACCTTAAACTTCTCTAAAG GCTCTAGTCAAATCTTAGCTCAATATTATCAGCTTATTCGGCTCGGTTTTGAG GGATACAAGAGGATCATGGAAAACTGCATTGGGAATGCATTAATCCTGAAGGAAGGGATAGAAAAAACGGGACGATTCGAAGTCGTCTCCAAAGACGTGGGCGTTCCCCTCGTTGCTTTTGCTCTAAAAGACAGCACTAAATACACGGTGTTTCAGATATCCGATGCCTTGAGGAAGTTCGGGTGGATTGTCCCTGCATACACGATGCCTGCAGATGCCGAACACATCGCAGTCCTGCGCGTGGTTGTTAGGGAAGACTTCAGTTGTAGCTTGGCCGAGAGGCTTATCTCGCACATTCAAGAGGTGTTAAAGGAACTCGACTCACTTCCGAGTCGAATCGTGAAAGATTCTCACGTTGTTGCCGTTGCAAAAGAAGTGGTAGAGGAGAACAAAGATGGGGAGGCAGCTAAAATGGGTGACAGAAAGATTCAAGAAAAGGTTACTAAGCAATGGAGGCATTATGTGAAAACTAAGAAGACGGGTGTGTGTTAA